In Streptomyces sp. P9-A4, the genomic window GGTACGGCGTCGGCTTCACCCCCGTCGGCCCGGACGACCCCGAGGTCGGACCGCCCACCCAGATGGCCGTCTTCACCCGAGCCACCGACCCGACCACCGAGAAGGAGGGACAGGCATGACCACCCCCACCGAGCGCCGAACGCTCCCCGTCACCGATCTGTCCCTCGTGGTGCTGATCGGGGCCACCGGCTCCGGCAAGTCCACCTTCGCCCGGCGCCACTTCAAGCCGACCGAGATCGTGTCCTCCGACTTCTGCCGGGGGCTCGTCGCCGACGACGAGAACGACCAGTCGGCCAGCAAGGACGCCTTCGACGTCCTCCACTACATCGCGGGCAAGCGCCTCGCGGCGGGGCGGCTGACCGTCGTCGACGCCACCAACGTGCAGCAGGAGGCCCGGCGCCAGCTCGTCCAGCTGGCCCGCTCGTACGACGTGCTGCCCATCGCGATCGTCCTCGACCTGCCCGAGGACGTCTGCCGCGCCCGGAACGCCGGGCGCCCCGACCGGGCGGACATGCCCGCGCACGTCATCCAGCGCCACCGCCGCGAACTGCGCCGTTCGCTGCGGGGCCTGGAGCGCGAGGGCTTCCGCAAGGTGCACGTCCTGCGGTCCGTCGAGGAGGTCGACACGGCCGAAGTCGTCCTGGAGCGGCGTTTCAACGACCTGCGGCACCTCACCGGCCCCTTCGACATCATCGGTGACATCCACGGCTGCCGCTCCGAGCTGGACACCCTGCTCGCGAAGCTCGGCTATGTCGACGGACACCACCCCGAGGGGCGTACGGCCGTCTTCGTCGGCGACCTCGTCGACCGGGGGCCCGACTCGCCGGGTGTGCTGCGCCGGGTGATGGCGATGGCCGCCTCGGGCGACGCCCTGTGCGTGCCCGGAAACCACGAGAACAAGCTCGGCCGCTGGCTCAAGGGCCGAAAGGTGCAGAAGACGCACGGACTCGCCGAGACCATCGAGCAGTTGGGGCACGAGAGCGAGGAGTTCCGGGCGGAGGTCGGGACGTTCATCGAGGGGCTCGTCAGCCACTACGTCCTCGACGGGGGCAACCTCGTCGTCTGTCACGCCGGACTGCCGGAGAAGTACCACGGCCGTACGTCGGGTCGGGTGCGTTCGCACGCGCTGTACGGGGACACCACGGGGGAGACCGACGAGTTCGGGCTGCCGGTGCGCTACCCGTGGGCGGAGGACTACCGGGGACGGGCCGCCGTCGTCTACGGCCACACCCCCGTGCCCGACACCTCCTGGATCAACAACACGATCTGCCTCGACACCGGAGCGGTGTTCGGCGGGAAGATGACCGCGCTGCGCTGGCCGGAGCGCGAGCTCGTCGACGTACCGGCCGAGCGGGTCTGGTACGAGCCGGCCCGGCCGCTCGCGACCGAGGCACCCGGCGGGCACCAGGGGCGCCCCCTGGACCTGGCGGACGTCCACGGCCGCCGGATCGTGGAGACCCGGCACCTCGGCAACGTCGCCGTGCGCGAGGAGAACGCGGCGGCGGCCCTCGAGGTGATGAGCCGGTTCGCGGTCGACCCGCGCCTGCTGGCCTATCTGCCGCCGACGATGGCGCCCACCGCCACCTCGAAGGCGGAGGGCTATCTGGAGCACCCCGCCGAGGCCTTCGCCCAGTACCGGGCGGACGGCGTCGGGCGGGTCGTGTGCGAGGAGAAGCACATGGGCTCCCGGGCGGTGGCCCTGGTCTGCCGGAACGAGGAGGCGGCCCGCGAGGCCTTCGGCGTCACCGGGGTGACCGGCGCGCTGCACACCCGTACCGGACGGCCCTTCTTCGACGACCAGGAGGTCACCGAGCAGGTCCTCGGGCGGCTGCGGACCGCGATCGACGCCGCCGGGCTCTGGGACGAACTCGCCGCGTCGGGCGGCGCCCCCGGCACGGGGGACTGGCTGCTGCTCGACGGCGAGTTGATGCCCTGGTCGCTCAAGTCGGCCGGGCTGCTCCGCGCGCAGTACGCGGCGGTCGGCGCGGCCTCGGGCGCCGTCCTGCCCGGCGCGATCGGCGCGCTCGAACAGGCCGTGGCGCGCGGCGTCGAGGGGATCGACGGGCTGCTCGCCCGGCAGCGGGAGCGGGCGGTGGACGCGGAGGCGTTCACCGAGGCCTACCGCAGGTACTGCTGGCCGACGGAGGGCCTGGAGGGGGTGCGGTTCGCCCCCTTCCAGCTCCTCGCGACGCGCGGACGCTCGCTGGCGGCCGTGCCGCACGACGAGCAGCTGGCCTGGCTCGACCGGCTCGTGGAGCACGACCCGACCGGACTGCTCCAGGTCACCCGCCGGCTCGTCGTCGACACCGGCGACGAGGCCTCCGTCCGCGCGGGCGTCGACTGGTGGCTGGAACTGACCGGT contains:
- a CDS encoding polynucleotide kinase-phosphatase, with translation MTTPTERRTLPVTDLSLVVLIGATGSGKSTFARRHFKPTEIVSSDFCRGLVADDENDQSASKDAFDVLHYIAGKRLAAGRLTVVDATNVQQEARRQLVQLARSYDVLPIAIVLDLPEDVCRARNAGRPDRADMPAHVIQRHRRELRRSLRGLEREGFRKVHVLRSVEEVDTAEVVLERRFNDLRHLTGPFDIIGDIHGCRSELDTLLAKLGYVDGHHPEGRTAVFVGDLVDRGPDSPGVLRRVMAMAASGDALCVPGNHENKLGRWLKGRKVQKTHGLAETIEQLGHESEEFRAEVGTFIEGLVSHYVLDGGNLVVCHAGLPEKYHGRTSGRVRSHALYGDTTGETDEFGLPVRYPWAEDYRGRAAVVYGHTPVPDTSWINNTICLDTGAVFGGKMTALRWPERELVDVPAERVWYEPARPLATEAPGGHQGRPLDLADVHGRRIVETRHLGNVAVREENAAAALEVMSRFAVDPRLLAYLPPTMAPTATSKAEGYLEHPAEAFAQYRADGVGRVVCEEKHMGSRAVALVCRNEEAAREAFGVTGVTGALHTRTGRPFFDDQEVTEQVLGRLRTAIDAAGLWDELAASGGAPGTGDWLLLDGELMPWSLKSAGLLRAQYAAVGAASGAVLPGAIGALEQAVARGVEGIDGLLARQRERAVDAEAFTEAYRRYCWPTEGLEGVRFAPFQLLATRGRSLAAVPHDEQLAWLDRLVEHDPTGLLQVTRRLVVDTGDEASVRAGVDWWLELTGAGGEGMVVKPLAALVRDARGRLGQPGVKVRGREYLRIIYGPEYTRPENLERLRQRFLGHKRSLALREYALGLEALDRLADGEPLWRVHEAVFAVLALESEPVDPRL